A single window of Flagellimonas maritima DNA harbors:
- a CDS encoding M20/M25/M40 family metallo-hydrolase — translation MIKYIFDNKNLIVLASFFMILNLNGQELSKEQIKIAAKNSLPTAVENLIDFLKIPNDGNYQNHINNNLRECTSIFNELGFETKTLQTKGAPLLFAEKKYVGNANSLLFYLQIDGQPVDTTKWDQSNPYKPVIKQKSKDGSWSTITKDTRTTELDMDWRIFARSSSDSKGPAMAFITSLKILEDLKITPSYNIKVIMDFQEELGSPDLPEAVKEYRELLDANAILIMDGTRHISNLPTLTYGARGIATATLKVFGAKKPLHSGQYGNFAPNPVFETARLIASLKDEKGRVLIPGFYDNIQLTETEKKKLNKVPEDLTEIKADLGISRPDLVGKTYQESLQYPSLNIRGLNAAWVGKEVRTLIPSEVTVEFDMRLVPESDGKRLMESLREHIVSRGFHLVDENPTDDERAAHNKLASFSYRLGSKPFRTSFDSSLGKMLNAAMSKIFGPNYVNMRTTGGSQPIAPFINTLGVPAVSLRIPNPDNSIHAPNENLRIGNFLEGIMSCIAVLNEPMQ, via the coding sequence ATGATAAAATACATCTTTGATAATAAAAATTTAATTGTATTGGCAAGTTTCTTTATGATTCTCAACCTAAACGGACAAGAACTGTCAAAGGAACAAATTAAAATTGCTGCTAAAAATTCATTGCCAACAGCCGTAGAGAACTTGATTGATTTTTTAAAGATTCCGAATGATGGGAATTACCAAAATCACATCAATAATAATCTTAGAGAATGTACTTCAATATTCAATGAACTTGGTTTTGAAACCAAAACATTGCAAACAAAGGGAGCACCGCTGCTTTTTGCAGAGAAAAAGTATGTTGGAAACGCAAACAGTCTCCTTTTTTATCTTCAAATTGATGGTCAACCTGTAGATACAACTAAATGGGATCAATCAAATCCGTATAAGCCCGTTATCAAGCAAAAATCCAAAGATGGTAGTTGGTCCACAATCACAAAAGATACCAGAACTACTGAATTGGATATGGACTGGAGAATATTTGCTCGCTCGTCCTCAGACTCCAAAGGACCCGCAATGGCATTTATTACTTCATTGAAAATTTTGGAAGATTTGAAAATAACACCATCATATAATATAAAGGTCATTATGGATTTTCAAGAAGAGCTTGGCTCTCCAGATTTACCAGAAGCCGTTAAGGAGTATCGAGAGCTTTTGGATGCAAATGCGATATTGATTATGGATGGCACAAGACATATTTCCAACTTGCCCACTTTAACCTATGGTGCAAGAGGTATAGCAACGGCCACCCTCAAAGTATTTGGAGCCAAAAAACCACTGCATAGCGGGCAGTATGGGAACTTTGCACCAAATCCCGTTTTTGAAACGGCACGATTGATCGCCTCTTTGAAAGATGAAAAGGGTAGGGTGTTGATTCCAGGATTTTATGATAATATTCAATTGACCGAAACGGAAAAGAAGAAGCTCAACAAAGTTCCAGAAGATTTGACAGAGATAAAGGCCGACCTCGGCATTTCAAGACCTGACTTGGTAGGTAAAACCTATCAAGAATCATTACAATATCCTTCATTGAACATTAGAGGCCTAAATGCAGCATGGGTAGGGAAAGAGGTCAGGACATTGATTCCTTCTGAAGTAACGGTGGAATTCGACATGCGGTTGGTACCAGAATCCGATGGAAAAAGATTGATGGAATCTCTTAGGGAACATATTGTAAGTAGAGGTTTTCATTTAGTAGATGAGAATCCAACGGATGATGAACGTGCCGCTCACAACAAATTGGCTTCTTTTAGCTATAGACTTGGCTCTAAGCCTTTTAGAACCTCGTTTGACTCTTCGCTTGGTAAAATGCTAAATGCTGCTATGTCCAAAATTTTTGGTCCTAATTATGTCAATATGCGCACCACGGGCGGTTCACAACCCATTGCCCCATTTATCAATACACTGGGAGTACCAGCAGTTTCTTTGCGCATACCCAATCCTGATAATAGTATTCATGCACCCAATGAGAATTTAAGAATAGGTAATTTTTTAGAAGGAATAATGTCGTGTATTGCAGTCCTAAATGAACCCATGCAATGA
- a CDS encoding Hsp20/alpha crystallin family protein codes for MSIVKRNNLFLPSLVNDVFGPDWFGGMENQKNFVPSVNIKDKSKGFELELAVPGFNKEDFQIEVDNDVLTISSEVKSENEETKENYTRKEFFHASFKRAFSLPETVDGTKIDASYENGILRLTLPKKEEALPRPKRLISIG; via the coding sequence ATGAGTATAGTAAAAAGAAATAATCTGTTTTTGCCATCATTGGTAAATGATGTATTTGGACCAGATTGGTTCGGAGGAATGGAAAATCAAAAAAACTTTGTTCCATCCGTAAATATCAAAGACAAGTCAAAAGGTTTTGAATTGGAACTGGCTGTTCCCGGATTCAATAAGGAAGATTTTCAAATAGAGGTAGATAATGATGTCTTGACTATTTCCAGTGAGGTAAAGTCTGAAAATGAAGAAACCAAGGAAAATTATACAAGAAAAGAATTCTTCCATGCTTCTTTTAAAAGAGCATTCTCTTTACCTGAAACAGTGGACGGCACTAAGATAGATGCAAGTTATGAGAATGGAATCTTAAGGTTGACACTTCCCAAAAAAGAAGAGGCATTACCTAGACCCAAAAGATTGATTTCTATAGGATAA
- a CDS encoding TerB family tellurite resistance protein, whose amino-acid sequence MGTYEEKLSILSEMIAFARVDYSLKDSEYQFLLGVASNLGIDKATFKKLLKKKSPKVILKSQAERIVQFHRLLLLMNIDEEQHQKEINTLHNIGLAMGLPPSAIGQVLQVMHKYPNKVIPVDVLINIFKAHYN is encoded by the coding sequence ATGGGAACTTATGAAGAAAAATTGAGTATTCTTTCAGAGATGATCGCCTTTGCTAGAGTAGATTATTCTCTTAAAGATTCAGAGTACCAGTTTTTGTTGGGTGTTGCTTCAAACTTGGGAATTGATAAGGCAACTTTTAAAAAACTACTTAAGAAAAAGTCGCCCAAAGTTATATTAAAATCACAGGCTGAGCGTATTGTTCAGTTTCATAGACTGTTACTTTTAATGAACATAGATGAGGAACAGCACCAAAAAGAAATTAATACACTACATAACATCGGTCTTGCCATGGGACTACCGCCTTCTGCTATTGGTCAGGTTCTACAGGTAATGCATAAATACCCAAACAAGGTTATTCCAGTAGATGTGCTCATTAATATTTTTAAGGCCCATTACAATTAA
- the sucC gene encoding ADP-forming succinate--CoA ligase subunit beta, with translation MNLHEYQGKEILASFGVRIQRGIVARNAKEAVDAAKQLTQETGTGWHVIKAQVHAGGRGKGGGVKLAKNLKEVEELAGSIIGMNLVTPQTSAEGKKVHQVLIAEDVYYPGDSETNEFYMSVLLNRSTGRNMVMYSTEGGMDIEEVAEKTPHLIFTEEIDPATGLLPFQARKIAFNLGLSGTAFKEMTKFVTALYKAYVESDSSMFEINPVLKTSDDKIMAVDAKVSIDDNALYRRKSYAEMRDLREENPIEVEAREVGLNYVDLDGNVGCMVNGAGLAMATMDLIKMAGGEPANFLDVGGTADAKRVEEAFRIILKDPNVKAILINIFGGIVRCDRVAQGVVDAYKNMGDAIKVPIIVRLQGTNAELAKEIIDNSGLAVHSAVQFQEAADKVKEVLG, from the coding sequence ATGAATCTTCACGAATATCAAGGGAAAGAAATTTTAGCCAGTTTTGGAGTACGGATCCAACGTGGAATAGTGGCCCGCAATGCAAAAGAAGCAGTTGATGCTGCAAAACAACTTACACAGGAAACAGGTACTGGATGGCATGTAATAAAAGCACAGGTACATGCAGGTGGTCGTGGAAAAGGCGGTGGCGTTAAATTGGCAAAAAACTTAAAAGAAGTAGAAGAGCTGGCTGGAAGCATCATTGGTATGAACTTAGTTACTCCACAGACTTCTGCAGAAGGCAAAAAAGTACACCAAGTGCTTATTGCAGAAGATGTCTATTACCCAGGTGACAGTGAGACCAATGAGTTTTATATGTCTGTTTTGTTGAATAGGAGTACGGGCAGAAATATGGTCATGTATTCTACGGAAGGCGGAATGGACATTGAGGAAGTCGCCGAAAAAACACCACATCTGATATTTACGGAAGAAATTGATCCCGCTACAGGCCTGCTGCCGTTTCAGGCAAGAAAAATTGCGTTTAACCTTGGACTTTCCGGAACAGCTTTTAAAGAAATGACAAAATTCGTCACTGCTCTTTATAAAGCATATGTTGAAAGTGATTCAAGCATGTTCGAGATAAATCCGGTTTTAAAAACATCCGATGATAAAATCATGGCCGTAGATGCCAAGGTTTCCATTGATGATAATGCACTTTATCGTAGAAAATCCTACGCAGAAATGCGCGATTTGCGCGAGGAAAATCCTATTGAGGTCGAAGCACGTGAGGTAGGTTTGAACTATGTGGACTTGGATGGAAACGTTGGTTGTATGGTAAATGGTGCCGGACTTGCAATGGCAACCATGGATTTGATCAAAATGGCGGGTGGTGAACCAGCCAACTTTTTGGATGTAGGTGGTACTGCTGATGCCAAGAGGGTAGAAGAGGCGTTTAGGATTATTTTAAAAGACCCAAACGTAAAAGCTATTCTTATCAATATTTTTGGGGGAATCGTTCGTTGTGATAGAGTTGCCCAAGGCGTGGTAGACGCTTATAAAAACATGGGAGATGCCATTAAAGTACCTATTATCGTAAGGTTGCAAGGAACCAATGCCGAATTAGCGAAAGAAATAATTGACAATTCAGGCCTGGCGGTACATTCTGCGGTACAGTTTCAAGAAGCTGCAGACAAGGTGAAAGAAGTATTGGGTTAA